The Paraburkholderia bonniea genome includes a window with the following:
- a CDS encoding TonB-dependent hemoglobin/transferrin/lactoferrin family receptor, with protein MARRPLSIMLFGALGIWSSQAHAAGDSTAPAQQIAGTSEVQQVAARSTASQAALLEPVTVTATRTASAVSRTAASISVITEQDLEETQADTVKEALRYEPGVTVRRTAYRPTSAAQGGGRDGDSSINIRGLEGNRILMMEDGIRMPSSFSFGPLEAGRGDYADLSTLQRIEILRGPASALYGSDGLTGAVNFITKNPRDLLEIYGKPTYFSARAGYDSSDRSVGGTLTAAGGNDLVQGMLIVDGRLGHETDNNGSNNSAGPLRTTANPQNTYSESLLGKIVVTPTPYDTFKFTVETVRQRVDTNVLSAIKPPTTLALEAHDRMERNRYSVDYDFKNEAARYFQTAHVQFFYQDASQDQSSFEVRGNAPSRSRLGTYSERMIGGSAFAESGFTSGILKHKLLYGADGSVDHISALRNGAVPGVGEQPFPNKPFPDTDYTLMGAFVQDQISYGALSVTPGLRFDTYKLSAKSGDLQYAGTPVSSSDNALSPRIAVLYEVSSALIPYAQYAHGFRAPSPDQVNNAFANPVYGYTSIGNPNLKPETSDTIEIGLRGKLGTGFGPLRYSAAAFTGRYNDFIAQQTIGGTGTATDPLVFQYVNFSKAYIHGLEGRAEWFLPHGFSVKTAMAFTKGSVDSSNVASQPLDSINPFSAVFGIRYEPSERWFAQADLLYQASKKSSDIGTKSCTPGPCFAPPSSFVVDLRAGYRFNKHVIAYFGVLNLFDRQYWNWSDVRGIAETSPIKDAYTAPGRSFSVSMKIDF; from the coding sequence CTGGCGCGGCGTCCGCTGTCCATCATGCTGTTTGGCGCGCTTGGCATCTGGTCGTCCCAGGCCCATGCAGCAGGCGACAGCACCGCACCGGCCCAGCAGATCGCTGGCACCAGCGAAGTTCAGCAAGTCGCCGCGCGCAGCACCGCCAGTCAAGCCGCGCTACTGGAACCTGTCACCGTGACAGCCACCCGCACAGCCAGCGCCGTCAGCCGCACAGCGGCCAGCATCTCTGTGATTACCGAGCAGGACCTGGAAGAAACCCAGGCTGACACCGTGAAAGAAGCGTTGCGCTACGAGCCTGGTGTCACCGTGCGGCGCACGGCCTATCGCCCGACATCGGCCGCCCAGGGCGGTGGACGCGACGGCGATTCGAGCATCAATATTCGCGGGCTGGAAGGCAACCGCATCCTGATGATGGAAGACGGCATCCGCATGCCCAGTTCGTTTTCGTTTGGCCCGCTCGAAGCAGGCCGTGGCGATTACGCTGATCTCAGCACCTTGCAGCGCATCGAAATCCTGCGCGGCCCGGCTTCGGCGCTGTATGGCAGCGACGGCCTGACTGGCGCGGTCAACTTCATTACGAAAAACCCGCGCGATCTGCTCGAAATCTATGGCAAGCCCACGTATTTCTCCGCGCGGGCGGGCTACGACTCATCAGACCGCAGCGTGGGCGGCACGCTGACCGCCGCTGGCGGCAACGATCTGGTGCAAGGCATGTTGATCGTCGACGGACGCCTTGGCCACGAAACCGATAACAACGGTTCAAACAACAGCGCAGGCCCGCTGCGCACCACCGCCAATCCACAAAACACCTACTCCGAATCGCTGCTGGGCAAGATCGTCGTCACGCCAACGCCTTACGACACCTTCAAGTTCACCGTCGAAACCGTGCGCCAGCGCGTCGATACCAATGTGCTGTCAGCGATCAAGCCACCCACCACGCTCGCGCTTGAAGCGCACGACCGGATGGAGCGCAACCGCTACAGCGTTGATTACGACTTCAAGAACGAAGCCGCGCGTTACTTCCAGACCGCGCACGTGCAGTTCTTTTACCAGGACGCATCGCAAGACCAAAGCTCATTCGAAGTCCGCGGCAATGCGCCATCACGCAGCCGTCTTGGCACCTACAGCGAGCGCATGATCGGCGGCTCGGCCTTTGCTGAAAGCGGCTTTACCTCCGGCATCCTGAAACACAAGCTGCTGTACGGCGCGGATGGCAGCGTCGATCACATCTCGGCGTTGCGCAATGGCGCGGTGCCAGGCGTCGGTGAGCAGCCGTTCCCGAACAAGCCGTTCCCGGACACCGATTACACGCTGATGGGCGCCTTCGTCCAGGACCAGATCAGCTATGGCGCGCTGAGCGTCACCCCGGGCCTGCGCTTCGATACCTACAAGCTGAGCGCGAAGAGCGGCGACCTGCAATATGCGGGCACACCGGTTTCATCGAGCGACAACGCGCTGTCGCCACGCATCGCTGTGCTCTACGAGGTGTCATCCGCGCTGATTCCCTACGCGCAATACGCCCACGGCTTTCGCGCCCCCTCGCCCGACCAGGTGAATAACGCGTTCGCCAATCCGGTCTATGGCTACACCTCGATCGGCAATCCCAACCTCAAGCCGGAAACCAGCGACACCATCGAAATCGGTCTGCGCGGCAAGCTGGGCACTGGCTTCGGTCCGCTGCGCTACAGCGCGGCAGCCTTCACCGGGCGCTACAACGACTTCATCGCGCAGCAAACCATCGGTGGCACCGGCACCGCAACCGACCCGCTGGTGTTCCAGTACGTGAACTTCTCCAAGGCGTATATCCATGGCCTCGAAGGCCGCGCCGAATGGTTTCTGCCGCACGGCTTCTCGGTAAAAACCGCGATGGCCTTCACCAAGGGCAGCGTCGACAGCTCCAACGTCGCCAGCCAGCCGCTCGATTCGATCAACCCGTTTTCGGCCGTGTTCGGCATTCGCTACGAACCGAGCGAGCGCTGGTTTGCCCAAGCCGACTTGCTATATCAAGCTTCGAAAAAATCCAGCGACATCGGCACCAAGTCATGCACGCCTGGGCCCTGCTTCGCGCCCCCGTCGTCATTCGTCGTCGATCTGCGCGCGGGATACCGCTTCAACAAGCACGTGATCGCTTATTTCGGCGTGCTCAACCTGTTCGACCGCCAGTACTGGAACTGGTCTGACG